A genome region from Arthrobacter agilis includes the following:
- a CDS encoding NUDIX hydrolase translates to MYSSANVSERQAQAPALAISTVIFALRSDPTSGRSEIWLPLVRRIRQPHLGKWALPGGPLGGSESLQDAAARNLRETTDLEPTYLEQLYAFGGLDRAAAQRLVSIVYWALVRPDQAGLARESENVRWFRASEAAGLAFDHDEIVAYALERLRGKIEYGSVAYHFLGDRFTLAQLRGVYEAVLGRSLDPANFRRQFRSAKDISATDEVLQGGRNRPPRLYRYTGPVATAPLPRPAEPAPPPS, encoded by the coding sequence ATGTACAGCTCGGCCAACGTCTCGGAGCGCCAGGCCCAGGCACCGGCGCTCGCCATCTCGACGGTCATCTTCGCGCTGCGCTCGGACCCCACCTCGGGGCGGTCCGAGATCTGGCTGCCGCTCGTGCGAAGGATCCGGCAACCGCACCTCGGCAAGTGGGCGCTCCCCGGTGGCCCGCTCGGAGGCAGCGAGTCGCTGCAGGACGCGGCAGCGCGGAACCTGAGGGAGACCACGGACCTCGAGCCGACGTACCTCGAGCAGCTCTACGCGTTCGGCGGGCTCGACCGCGCTGCAGCGCAGCGCCTCGTGTCCATCGTCTACTGGGCGCTCGTCCGCCCGGACCAGGCCGGCCTCGCACGGGAGTCGGAGAACGTGCGCTGGTTCCGGGCATCCGAGGCGGCCGGCCTCGCCTTCGACCATGACGAGATCGTGGCCTACGCCCTCGAGCGGCTGCGCGGCAAGATCGAGTACGGCTCCGTCGCCTACCACTTCCTCGGCGACCGGTTCACGCTCGCGCAGCTGCGGGGGGTGTACGAGGCCGTGCTCGGCCGGTCTCTGGATCCGGCGAACTTCCGGCGCCAGTTCCGGTCAGCCAAGGACATCTCCGCGACGGACGAGGTGCTCCAGGGCGGGCGCAACCGGCCGCCCCGCCTCTACCGCTACACAGGACCGGTCGCGACCGCGCCCCTCCCTCGACCTGCGGAGCCGGCCCCACCGCCGTCGTAG
- a CDS encoding alpha/beta fold hydrolase yields the protein MDHHAVHDVEGTDPHLSILRSTAAAPLPLPPILLLHGFGSSSRQNWTDTGWVRFLNDAGRSVIMVDLPAHGDSAAPEDGDAYTPSRMRADILQALFDERVVPLRDDDPTTGVDIIGYSLGSRLAWEFGATQPELVRRMVLGGPGTADPLAAFDLEGAERFLAGGTPSQDPTTTDLLRMAQAGEQADLPALLAMVSAIKTEPFDPQGAVPRMPLLLVAGDQDDYAGGIDDLREWAVEAAVMTLPGRNHSSAITSRLFKDAALDFLS from the coding sequence ATGGACCACCACGCGGTACACGACGTCGAGGGCACCGATCCTCACCTGTCCATCCTGCGCAGCACTGCCGCTGCCCCACTCCCCCTGCCGCCGATCCTCCTGCTGCATGGCTTCGGCTCCTCGTCCCGGCAGAACTGGACGGACACGGGCTGGGTCCGCTTCCTGAACGACGCCGGGCGCAGCGTGATCATGGTGGACCTCCCCGCGCACGGGGACAGCGCGGCGCCGGAGGACGGCGATGCCTACACACCGAGCCGCATGCGCGCGGACATCCTGCAGGCCCTCTTCGACGAGCGTGTCGTCCCCCTGCGCGACGACGATCCGACGACCGGCGTCGACATCATCGGCTACTCCCTGGGGTCCCGCCTGGCCTGGGAGTTCGGCGCCACGCAGCCCGAACTCGTCCGGCGGATGGTGCTCGGTGGGCCCGGCACCGCAGACCCCCTCGCCGCCTTCGATCTCGAGGGGGCGGAGCGCTTCCTCGCCGGCGGGACCCCGTCGCAGGATCCGACGACGACGGACCTCCTGCGGATGGCGCAGGCGGGAGAGCAGGCCGACCTCCCCGCACTCCTGGCCATGGTCTCGGCCATCAAGACGGAGCCCTTCGACCCTCAGGGCGCCGTGCCCAGGATGCCGCTGCTCCTCGTCGCCGGAGACCAGGACGACTACGCCGGGGGGATCGACGACCTCAGGGAGTGGGCCGTGGAGGCCGCCGTCATGACCCTGCCGGGCAGGAACCACTCGAGCGCCATCACCTCCAGGCTCTTCAAGGACGCCGCCCTCGACTTCCTCTCCTGA
- a CDS encoding serine/threonine-protein kinase, with product MRVLLAHRYETTELLGVGGTASVYRAVDRNLGRDVAVKLFNPTMADDDDYRRQHMETMLLSTLNHPGLVTLHDAGMHEDEDGRTAGFLVMELVDGEDLRHRLKRGPLPGEDVAQLGADLADALAYIHAEGVVHRDVKPANILLFHGADNGTRLYAKLTDFGIARMVEAATATAVGATIGTANYLSPEQAKGDPVDERSDIYSLGLVLLECLTGERAFSGPLVEAALARLLRDPEVPDSLGPEWADLLRRMTARDPARRPDAHDVALQLRSGTDGHRPPPYRGVPGPRGAGDAPTPDDGGPSTGGAITGGVFTGRIHVPEPPRRAPSIS from the coding sequence ATGCGGGTGCTCCTGGCCCACCGGTATGAGACCACGGAGCTGCTCGGCGTCGGGGGAACCGCGTCGGTGTATCGCGCCGTCGACCGCAATCTCGGGCGGGACGTCGCGGTCAAGCTCTTCAATCCCACGATGGCGGACGACGACGACTACCGTCGCCAGCACATGGAGACCATGCTGCTCTCGACGCTCAACCACCCCGGCCTCGTGACGCTGCACGACGCCGGCATGCACGAGGACGAGGACGGGCGCACCGCGGGCTTCCTGGTCATGGAACTCGTGGACGGCGAGGACCTCCGGCACCGGCTCAAGCGCGGCCCGCTTCCCGGCGAGGACGTAGCGCAACTCGGCGCCGATCTGGCCGACGCGCTGGCCTACATCCACGCCGAAGGGGTGGTCCACCGCGACGTGAAGCCCGCCAACATCCTGCTCTTCCACGGTGCCGACAACGGGACGCGGCTGTACGCCAAGCTGACCGATTTCGGCATCGCCCGCATGGTGGAGGCCGCCACGGCCACGGCCGTCGGTGCGACGATCGGCACCGCGAACTACCTCAGCCCCGAGCAGGCGAAGGGGGATCCGGTCGATGAGCGCAGCGACATCTACTCGCTCGGTCTCGTCCTCCTCGAGTGCCTGACCGGTGAGCGGGCCTTCTCCGGTCCGCTGGTCGAAGCGGCTCTGGCGAGACTCCTGCGCGATCCCGAAGTACCCGATTCGCTCGGACCGGAGTGGGCGGATCTGCTCCGGCGGATGACAGCGCGCGATCCTGCGCGACGCCCCGATGCGCACGACGTCGCCCTCCAGTTGCGCAGCGGGACGGACGGACATCGCCCGCCGCCCTATCGCGGCGTACCCGGTCCGCGGGGTGCGGGCGATGCACCCACCCCGGACGACGGCGGCCCCTCGACAGGGGGCGCCATTACCGGCGGTGTCTTCACGGGCAGGATCCACGTACCGGAGCCACCCCGCCGCGCCCCGAGCATCAGCTGA
- a CDS encoding MFS transporter: MYKNPTPASADPSPSPNQSPLPRPDRPERSRLGRFGVLPHLAGTSFLVLGLFARLPLAMLTVGALTLVTTASDSYAAGGFAAGAVGVGSALGAPLLGVLADRRGQRIVLLVSAVLNTLAIAVLLVVTLTSARFTGGALALVLAAAFATGFTCPQIGPLARVRWMAMTRGRRSDLDTALSYEGTADELTFVLGPALVGLLAGLIAAWLPLALAAALTITLVSAFAVHRTVAFSDAPPAPAADEAAPGEEAPARYRASLVLLPVAGMIAMGTFFGSTQTFLTAFTGHFGSPESSGLLYAVMGLSSALAALSVAYWPQRFGHTTRWVASAAAMAAAAAALALPDSIAAMVVVLLVLGIFVGPTMVTIFSIGSEVAPAHRLGTVMTLLASGIVAGTAIGSALAGTLAESSGPAAAAAVPASAAGVLLLLGLLSAVALRRATTGRRMSRHVP, from the coding sequence ATGTACAAGAACCCGACGCCCGCCTCTGCGGACCCCTCCCCGTCCCCGAATCAGTCCCCGCTGCCACGTCCTGACCGGCCCGAGCGCTCGCGCCTCGGCAGGTTCGGCGTGCTGCCCCATCTTGCGGGCACCTCCTTCCTCGTCCTGGGCCTCTTCGCCCGGCTCCCTCTGGCGATGCTCACCGTCGGCGCCCTGACGCTCGTGACCACCGCCAGCGATTCGTACGCCGCCGGCGGATTCGCGGCCGGCGCCGTGGGCGTCGGTTCGGCGCTCGGCGCCCCGCTCCTCGGCGTCCTCGCGGACCGGCGCGGCCAGCGGATCGTGCTCCTCGTCTCGGCGGTCCTCAACACCCTGGCCATCGCCGTACTGCTGGTCGTGACCCTCACCAGTGCACGCTTCACCGGTGGCGCCCTGGCCCTCGTGCTCGCGGCGGCGTTCGCGACGGGCTTCACCTGCCCCCAGATCGGTCCGCTGGCCCGGGTCCGGTGGATGGCCATGACCCGTGGCCGCCGCTCGGACCTGGACACGGCCCTCTCCTACGAGGGGACGGCCGACGAGCTGACCTTCGTGCTCGGTCCGGCGCTGGTGGGACTGCTCGCCGGCCTCATCGCGGCGTGGCTCCCACTGGCCCTTGCCGCCGCCCTCACCATCACCCTCGTCAGTGCCTTCGCCGTGCACCGCACCGTCGCCTTCAGCGATGCGCCGCCCGCACCCGCCGCGGACGAGGCCGCCCCGGGCGAAGAGGCGCCCGCCCGGTACCGGGCCTCGCTCGTCCTGCTCCCCGTGGCGGGCATGATCGCCATGGGCACGTTCTTCGGGTCCACACAGACCTTCCTCACAGCCTTCACCGGGCACTTCGGCTCGCCGGAGTCCTCGGGACTGCTCTACGCGGTGATGGGGCTGAGCTCGGCCCTGGCCGCCCTCTCGGTCGCCTACTGGCCCCAGCGGTTCGGCCACACCACCCGGTGGGTCGCCTCGGCCGCAGCGATGGCCGCAGCCGCGGCGGCCCTGGCTCTTCCGGACTCGATCGCCGCCATGGTCGTGGTGCTGCTGGTCCTCGGGATCTTCGTGGGACCGACCATGGTCACCATCTTCTCGATCGGCTCCGAGGTCGCCCCCGCGCATCGCCTCGGGACCGTCATGACCCTGCTCGCGAGTGGGATCGTCGCCGGAACGGCGATCGGCTCGGCGCTGGCCGGGACGCTCGCCGAATCGTCCGGCCCGGCCGCGGCCGCCGCGGTCCCGGCGTCGGCCGCCGGGGTCCTGCTGCTCCTCGGCCTCCTCTCCGCCGTCGCCCTGCGGCGCGCGACGACCGGACGGAGGATGTCACGGCACGTCCCGTGA
- a CDS encoding AAA family ATPase yields the protein MRLHHLEIQAFGPFAERQSVDFDALSAQGLFLLNGPTGAGKSSVLDAVCFALYGSVPGARQAAKRLRSDHAAESLAPEVALEFSIADRRFRVVRSPAWDRPSRRGSGTTTEQARTLLSEHIGSDWVQKSARNDEAGHELQSLLGMDKEQFTKVVMLPQGEFAAFLRADAKPRRELLQRLFSTTRFEDLERLFAEESQRVGRDLAEQESRQRHLLLRAIDEAERHDLGGTGTAPESGSDWSVTMQGMVAALSARREAASLDSLELAEQSALADGALAEVRRRRERFAALEQLRAQRADHDGRTEEIERLAGVLRRHEQAQGLAVLLGLDDDGAAAVELARSRHREAVDRVRTDTTATEYLDPDLLADEIPRAALADGCEASSSALGVLRAALPDEQRLLEIRSGLQTETAAVESLDRRIEETAEEATRLERARTADTESLVPLRLAADGLTHLRADLAAAAAAEDVVRQYRAAAERSTAADAAHAAASALFLQLKAEWLDKLQLRLEQSAEELAERLRDGQPCPVCGSSEHPAPVTSPGGTRITLEEEQAARRLQAEAESALDDAREVRDRLRLEVADLAARGGAAAPEDAAASTRAARLRVDAAAAAAAECSAVEERVRISIEEAQRVGRLRDALREERSAAESRRSSLLDQQSVLDRRLAGLQGAASSLAERIGAVQRAHDRLEAVLDTLDDVVRAAARHLDDRKRLEEALLATPFPSPQEARAALLPDDHHARVAQDVRDHEVRGHRLDAAWDGSGIRESLREERDGIMPPSGDDEQRAGAAAEDLRARAHRAGILAEVLGQSVAQVETYLRQLEELERDVAPLRERAHLVAAVADTARGGGENLYKMSLATYVLASRLEQVAAAATERLLQMSDGRYQLVHSDATAGNKRSGLGLNVIDGWTGNRRDTATLSGGESFMASLALALGLADVVQQEAGGLDIETLFVDEGFGSLDDQALEQVMDALEGLRSGGRVVGLVSHVPELKQRVGAQLQVVKGRQGSILRLVEQPASV from the coding sequence GTGAGACTGCACCACCTCGAGATCCAGGCTTTCGGCCCCTTCGCAGAACGGCAGAGCGTCGACTTCGACGCGCTGTCGGCCCAGGGCCTGTTCCTCCTCAACGGTCCCACCGGTGCCGGCAAGTCGAGCGTGCTCGACGCCGTGTGCTTCGCGCTCTACGGCTCGGTTCCGGGTGCACGCCAGGCAGCCAAGCGGCTGCGCAGCGACCACGCCGCCGAGTCCCTCGCCCCGGAGGTCGCCCTCGAGTTCTCGATCGCCGACCGCCGCTTCCGGGTCGTCCGGTCGCCGGCCTGGGACCGACCGTCGCGACGGGGCAGCGGCACGACGACCGAGCAGGCCCGCACGCTCCTCAGCGAGCACATCGGCTCCGACTGGGTGCAGAAATCCGCCCGCAACGACGAGGCCGGACACGAACTGCAGTCGCTGCTCGGCATGGACAAGGAACAGTTCACCAAGGTGGTCATGCTGCCCCAGGGCGAATTCGCGGCTTTCCTTCGAGCCGACGCGAAACCGCGGCGGGAACTGCTGCAGCGGCTCTTCTCGACGACGCGCTTCGAGGACCTCGAGCGGCTGTTCGCCGAGGAGAGCCAGCGGGTGGGCCGGGACCTCGCCGAGCAGGAGAGCCGCCAGCGGCACCTCCTCCTCCGCGCGATCGACGAGGCCGAGCGCCACGACCTCGGTGGAACCGGAACCGCCCCCGAGTCGGGATCCGACTGGTCGGTGACGATGCAGGGCATGGTTGCCGCGCTCTCCGCGCGCCGGGAGGCGGCGTCCCTCGACAGCCTGGAACTCGCCGAACAGAGCGCCCTCGCTGACGGTGCGCTGGCAGAGGTCCGGCGACGGCGCGAGCGGTTCGCGGCCCTCGAGCAGCTCAGGGCGCAACGCGCCGACCACGACGGCCGCACCGAGGAGATCGAGCGCCTGGCCGGGGTGCTGCGCCGTCACGAGCAGGCCCAGGGCCTCGCAGTCCTCCTCGGGCTCGACGACGACGGAGCCGCGGCGGTCGAGCTGGCCCGCTCCCGGCACCGGGAGGCCGTCGACCGCGTCCGGACCGACACCACGGCCACCGAGTATCTCGACCCCGATCTCCTCGCCGACGAGATCCCTCGCGCCGCCCTGGCGGACGGATGCGAGGCGTCCTCCTCGGCCCTGGGTGTCCTGCGAGCCGCCCTGCCCGACGAGCAGCGGCTGCTGGAGATCCGCTCCGGACTGCAGACCGAGACGGCGGCAGTCGAGAGCCTCGACCGTCGGATCGAGGAGACGGCCGAGGAAGCCACCCGACTGGAGCGCGCACGCACGGCGGACACCGAGAGCCTGGTCCCGCTGCGGCTCGCGGCCGACGGGCTGACGCACCTGCGCGCCGATCTCGCCGCGGCCGCGGCCGCCGAGGACGTCGTGCGGCAGTACCGCGCGGCCGCCGAGCGCAGCACCGCAGCGGACGCCGCCCACGCGGCGGCGTCCGCGCTCTTCCTGCAGCTGAAGGCAGAGTGGCTCGACAAGCTGCAACTCAGGCTCGAGCAGTCCGCCGAGGAGCTCGCCGAGCGGCTCCGGGACGGTCAGCCCTGCCCGGTGTGCGGCAGCTCCGAACATCCGGCGCCCGTGACGTCACCGGGAGGGACACGGATCACCCTCGAGGAGGAGCAGGCCGCACGCCGCCTGCAGGCCGAAGCCGAGAGTGCGCTGGACGATGCCCGGGAGGTGCGTGACCGGCTACGCCTCGAGGTGGCCGACCTCGCAGCCCGGGGCGGCGCCGCCGCGCCCGAGGACGCGGCCGCGTCGACCCGCGCAGCACGCCTGCGGGTCGACGCCGCGGCGGCGGCAGCTGCCGAATGCTCCGCCGTCGAGGAGCGGGTGCGGATCTCGATCGAGGAGGCGCAGCGTGTCGGCCGGCTGCGGGACGCGCTCCGTGAGGAACGGTCCGCCGCGGAGTCGCGGAGGTCTTCGCTGCTCGACCAGCAGAGCGTCCTCGATCGGCGGCTTGCCGGGCTGCAGGGCGCAGCGTCGTCGCTGGCCGAGCGGATCGGGGCGGTGCAGCGCGCCCACGACCGCCTCGAGGCCGTCCTGGACACCCTCGACGACGTCGTCCGCGCCGCCGCCCGCCACCTGGACGACCGGAAGCGCCTGGAGGAGGCACTGCTCGCCACGCCCTTCCCCTCGCCGCAGGAGGCGCGCGCCGCGCTCCTGCCGGACGACCACCACGCGCGGGTCGCGCAGGACGTGCGTGACCATGAGGTCCGGGGCCACCGCCTCGACGCAGCCTGGGACGGGAGCGGGATCCGGGAGAGCCTCCGTGAGGAGCGGGACGGCATCATGCCACCGTCCGGGGACGACGAGCAGCGCGCCGGCGCCGCTGCCGAGGATCTCAGGGCCAGGGCACACCGGGCAGGAATCCTGGCCGAGGTACTCGGCCAGTCCGTCGCGCAGGTCGAGACCTATCTCCGGCAGCTCGAGGAGCTCGAACGGGACGTCGCACCGCTGCGCGAAAGGGCGCACCTGGTGGCCGCCGTCGCCGACACGGCCCGCGGGGGAGGGGAGAACCTCTACAAGATGTCCCTCGCCACCTACGTGCTCGCATCGCGGCTGGAGCAGGTGGCGGCTGCCGCGACCGAGCGACTGCTCCAGATGTCCGACGGCAGGTACCAGCTGGTGCACAGCGACGCCACCGCCGGCAACAAGCGGTCCGGACTGGGCCTCAATGTGATCGACGGCTGGACGGGGAACCGACGCGACACGGCCACCCTCTCGGGAGGCGAATCCTTCATGGCCTCCCTGGCGCTGGCTCTCGGACTGGCCGACGTCGTCCAGCAGGAGGCGGGCGGACTCGACATCGAGACCCTCTTCGTCGACGAGGGGTTCGGCTCCCTGGACGACCAGGCGCTCGAGCAGGTCATGGACGCGCTCGAGGGCCTGAGGAGCGGCGGGCGGGTGGTGGGACTGGTGAGCCACGTGCCCGAACTCAAGCAACGGGTCGGTGCGCAGCTGCAGGTCGTGAAGGGACGGCAGGGCTCCATCCTGCGCTTAGTGGAGCAACCCGCGAGCGTGTAA
- a CDS encoding exonuclease SbcCD subunit D, translated as MRILHTSDWHLGRSFHGTGTLDAQRMFLDSLEKTVREEAVDVVLVAGDVYDRALPAVDVVALLDEALDRLTVAGAHVVISSGNHDSATRLGFGGRLLSRGGVHLRTRLEDLAVPVTWPLGDGAELAVYGIPYLEPRVVANALQADVGTHTAVTGAALDRIREDLARRGEDRRVVSIVMAHTFAAGGAPTDSERDLAIGGLGAVPLSLFDGFDYSALGHLHGRQRLSETVRYSGSPLAYSFSEVDQTKGAWLLEVDADGVRDIRAVEWPAPRDLAVLDGRLEDLLGRTDLEWAETAYCHVTLTDPERPARAMERLRTRFPDTLVLAFAPEGGSGSDTRTYSERIAGARDDADICCGFLEHVRGRKASPEEQALVRQTVDAALSLAHEQ; from the coding sequence ATGAGGATCCTGCACACTTCCGACTGGCACCTGGGCCGTTCCTTCCACGGCACCGGGACCCTCGACGCCCAGCGGATGTTCCTCGACAGCCTCGAGAAGACCGTCCGCGAGGAAGCCGTCGACGTCGTCCTTGTCGCGGGCGACGTCTACGACCGCGCCCTGCCCGCCGTCGACGTCGTCGCGCTCCTCGACGAGGCGCTGGACCGCCTGACCGTCGCCGGCGCCCACGTGGTCATCAGCAGCGGCAACCACGACTCCGCGACCCGGCTGGGATTCGGCGGGCGGCTCCTCTCCCGCGGGGGAGTGCACCTCCGCACCCGCCTCGAAGACCTGGCTGTACCGGTGACGTGGCCGCTCGGTGACGGTGCCGAGCTCGCGGTCTACGGCATCCCCTACCTCGAACCGCGCGTCGTCGCGAACGCGCTGCAGGCGGACGTCGGGACCCACACGGCCGTGACGGGCGCGGCCCTCGACCGTATCCGCGAGGATCTCGCACGGCGGGGGGAGGACCGGCGTGTGGTGTCGATCGTCATGGCCCACACGTTCGCCGCGGGCGGCGCCCCCACGGACAGTGAACGCGATCTCGCCATCGGCGGGCTCGGCGCCGTCCCGCTCTCCCTCTTCGACGGGTTCGACTACAGCGCGCTCGGCCACCTGCACGGCCGGCAGAGGCTCTCCGAGACCGTTCGGTACTCCGGCTCGCCCCTCGCCTACTCCTTCTCCGAGGTCGACCAGACGAAGGGTGCCTGGCTGCTCGAGGTGGACGCCGACGGCGTGCGCGACATCCGTGCGGTCGAATGGCCAGCACCCCGGGACCTCGCGGTCCTCGACGGACGGCTCGAGGACCTGCTGGGCCGGACCGACCTCGAGTGGGCGGAGACCGCCTACTGCCACGTGACCCTCACCGATCCCGAGCGCCCGGCGCGCGCCATGGAGCGCCTGCGGACGCGGTTCCCCGACACCCTGGTCCTCGCGTTCGCTCCCGAGGGAGGTTCCGGCAGCGACACCCGGACCTACAGCGAACGTATCGCCGGGGCACGGGACGACGCCGACATCTGCTGCGGTTTCCTGGAACACGTGCGCGGCCGGAAGGCCTCACCGGAGGAGCAGGCGCTCGTCCGGCAGACCGTCGACGCCGCCCTGAGCCTCGCCCACGAACAGTAG
- a CDS encoding aquaporin encodes MTYPTTPAGATADAASAASTSDDAMRAPGLVARSIAEGAGSFLVILAGLGATMLATETALQPTLVFGFAVVAAMIAFGHVSGGHFNPAITIGSAVAGRTDWKSVAPYVVAQVVGAVAASGLIWLVLSANAQLTDIRGFFSSASNGFDDHSAAQFPLTSAFLLEVVASALLVAVLLGAGSRRARRDLAPFAVGLTYAGLLSFLLPVTNGGINPVRATASALFAESWALEQLWMFWAAPIVGALIAGLIFRSIDGFAPGRKSSAVDAEMAAVPAGPDTDQAPVDDGGPAGTGRRPVGDAASFFDKPASDSPQAASDDVAPGTTGPVR; translated from the coding sequence ATGACCTATCCCACGACACCCGCCGGAGCGACGGCGGACGCCGCGTCCGCCGCGAGCACGTCCGACGACGCGATGCGGGCTCCTGGCCTCGTGGCCCGCTCCATCGCCGAAGGCGCCGGTTCGTTCCTCGTCATCCTGGCAGGCCTAGGTGCGACGATGCTCGCCACGGAGACGGCGCTGCAGCCCACGCTCGTGTTCGGTTTCGCCGTCGTCGCCGCGATGATCGCATTCGGGCATGTCTCCGGAGGGCATTTCAACCCCGCGATCACCATCGGGTCGGCCGTCGCCGGCCGGACCGACTGGAAGTCCGTCGCTCCGTACGTCGTGGCCCAGGTGGTGGGTGCCGTCGCTGCGTCCGGCCTCATCTGGCTCGTGCTCAGCGCCAATGCACAGCTCACCGACATCCGCGGATTCTTCAGCTCCGCCTCCAATGGCTTCGACGACCACTCGGCCGCACAGTTCCCGCTGACCAGTGCCTTCCTGCTCGAGGTGGTCGCCTCCGCACTCCTCGTGGCCGTGCTCCTCGGGGCGGGCTCACGGCGCGCCCGGCGCGACCTCGCCCCGTTCGCCGTCGGCCTGACCTACGCGGGCCTGCTCTCGTTCCTCCTGCCCGTGACCAACGGCGGTATCAACCCCGTCCGCGCCACCGCATCCGCCCTCTTCGCCGAGTCCTGGGCCCTCGAGCAGCTGTGGATGTTCTGGGCCGCCCCGATCGTCGGAGCCCTCATCGCGGGGCTGATCTTCCGCAGCATCGATGGCTTCGCACCAGGGCGCAAGAGCTCGGCGGTCGACGCCGAGATGGCCGCAGTGCCCGCCGGACCGGACACGGACCAAGCCCCGGTGGACGACGGCGGCCCTGCCGGAACCGGCCGCCGCCCGGTCGGTGACGCCGCGTCCTTCTTCGACAAGCCGGCCTCCGACAGCCCGCAGGCGGCGTCCGATGACGTCGCCCCCGGGACGACCGGCCCGGTCCGCTAG
- a CDS encoding ADP-ribosylglycohydrolase family protein codes for MTTDSTADPSTATSTPAPDGPTGYEDRVLGCLLGTMAGDAYGVLFAAGDDPTAALHDPVAATVSDATQLTLYTVDGLVDALEWANDGVAADETACLWLAYLRWLDRQGEHLPAGAPAPPARWLDRQDDLLAVHDADPDTVRALLTGEMGTRARPLNQQAQGAGALMRSAPFGLVPRIPASMVERLTVDGAALTHGSPAARNTAALFSNIIRSLAIEGLGLQEAVGELRLEEHRLAPNPGLAHEGGVGAGASGGVGDDSPADGGTTAAGTFEAALQAALEGAAASASPRGQLAAALAAAAAAGRPDASPVVAASVAGAIIGALHGTSALPPAYLDAAGMPAVVRTMAHTLLAATTGS; via the coding sequence GTGACGACCGACAGCACCGCAGACCCCAGCACCGCCACCTCCACCCCGGCACCGGACGGCCCGACCGGCTACGAGGACCGCGTCCTCGGGTGTCTCCTCGGGACGATGGCGGGCGACGCCTACGGCGTGCTCTTCGCAGCAGGTGACGATCCCACAGCCGCCCTCCACGATCCCGTCGCAGCGACCGTCTCGGACGCGACGCAGCTGACGCTGTACACCGTGGACGGCCTGGTCGACGCGCTGGAGTGGGCGAACGACGGCGTCGCCGCGGACGAGACCGCCTGCCTCTGGCTCGCCTACCTCCGCTGGCTCGACCGGCAGGGCGAGCACCTCCCGGCGGGCGCGCCGGCTCCGCCTGCACGGTGGCTGGACCGGCAGGACGACCTCCTCGCGGTGCACGACGCGGACCCGGACACCGTCCGGGCACTTCTCACGGGTGAGATGGGGACGCGGGCGCGGCCGCTCAACCAGCAGGCGCAGGGCGCCGGTGCGCTGATGCGCTCCGCCCCCTTCGGACTCGTTCCCCGCATCCCGGCGAGCATGGTGGAGAGGCTGACGGTCGACGGTGCCGCCCTCACGCACGGCTCCCCCGCCGCGCGGAACACCGCAGCCCTCTTCAGTAACATCATCAGGTCGCTCGCCATCGAGGGCCTCGGTCTCCAGGAGGCGGTCGGGGAGCTCCGCCTGGAGGAACACCGCCTCGCCCCGAACCCGGGTCTCGCCCACGAGGGCGGAGTGGGAGCCGGCGCATCGGGTGGAGTCGGGGACGACTCCCCGGCAGACGGTGGGACGACGGCGGCGGGGACGTTCGAGGCCGCGCTGCAGGCCGCTCTCGAGGGAGCGGCGGCATCGGCATCGCCGAGAGGACAACTCGCGGCGGCTCTCGCCGCCGCGGCCGCGGCCGGCAGGCCCGACGCATCGCCTGTCGTGGCGGCCTCCGTGGCAGGGGCGATCATCGGTGCCCTCCACGGTACGAGCGCGCTTCCTCCGGCCTACCTGGACGCCGCGGGGATGCCCGCAGTCGTCCGGACCATGGCGCATACCCTGCTCGCTGCGACCACCGGCTCCTGA
- the aztA gene encoding zinc ABC transporter ATP-binding protein AztA — translation MLTDVWFDHDGVEALRGISLSIQPAAVTAIAGPNGSGKSTLLAVLAGLLDPRSGSMSSPAQARRALVVQRSEISDRMLLTVREVVTMGRWSAAGPMRRLRADDRRIIDDCIEVVGLGGHRNRPLSALSGGQRQRALLAQGLAQRADVVLLDEPTTGLDATTRTVVADVLLTERARGATVVCVSHDDVVLAAADQTIRLDAGRVVPAGPDLLRTHQPGA, via the coding sequence GTGCTCACCGATGTCTGGTTCGATCACGACGGCGTCGAGGCCCTTCGCGGCATCTCACTCTCGATCCAACCGGCTGCCGTGACGGCTATCGCGGGCCCCAACGGATCCGGGAAGTCGACGCTGCTCGCGGTCCTCGCCGGCCTGCTCGATCCCCGCAGCGGCAGCATGTCATCGCCCGCACAGGCACGCAGGGCCCTTGTGGTGCAGCGCAGTGAAATCTCCGACCGCATGCTTCTCACCGTGCGGGAGGTCGTCACCATGGGTCGATGGTCCGCTGCAGGCCCGATGCGACGCCTGCGTGCCGACGACCGCCGAATCATCGACGACTGCATCGAAGTCGTGGGCCTGGGCGGCCATCGGAACCGTCCCCTCAGTGCCCTGTCGGGTGGACAGCGGCAGCGCGCCCTCCTGGCCCAGGGCCTGGCGCAGCGAGCCGATGTCGTGCTCCTCGATGAGCCGACCACCGGCCTGGACGCCACCACGCGCACAGTCGTCGCCGATGTCCTGCTCACCGAGCGCGCCCGAGGTGCAACAGTCGTCTGCGTGTCGCACGACGATGTCGTCCTCGCCGCTGCCGACCAGACGATCAGGCTCGACGCGGGCCGGGTGGTTCCTGCAGGACCGGACCTTCTCCGTACTCACCAGCCGGGCGCCTGA